The Actinosynnema mirum DSM 43827 genomic interval GTGGCGAGCGCGCCGCCGTCCAGGCGGGCGGTGAGCAGCGCGGCGTCGTCCACGGTGACCTCGCCGGTCCCGCCGCCGGGCAGCGGGCGTCGTCGGGTGAACGTCTCGGTCAGCGCGCTCACGCCGGTGAAGCGCAGGCCGGTGACGTGCTGGACCAGGTCGACCACGTGCGAGCCGAGGTTGCCGAGCGCCCCCGATCCGGCCCGGTGGCGCTCCATCCGCCACACCAGGGGGACGTCGGGGTCGGCGAAGAAGTCCTGGAGGTAGGAGGCGCGCACGTGCCGGACCTCGCCGAGGCGGCCCGCGCGCACCAGCTCGCGCAGCAGGCCGACGGCGGGGAGCCTGCGGTAGTTGTAGGCGCACGCGGACCGGACGCCCCGCGCGCGGGCCTCCTGGGCGGCGTCGACCATGGCGTCGGCCTCGGCGAGGGTGTTGGACAGGGGTTTCTCGCACAGCACGTGCTTTCCGGCGGCGAGGGCGGCCGTGACGATCTCGGCGTGGCTGTCGCCGGGGGTGCACACGTCGACCACGTCGACGTCGTCGCGGGCGATCAGGTCGCGCCAGTCGGTGACGTGCTCGTCCCAGCCGAGGCGGTGGGCCGCGTCGGCGGTGCGGGCCGGGTCGCGACCGCAGAGCACGGCGGTGCGGGCGCGGACCGGCAGGTCGAAGGCGCGGCCGACCGTCTGCCAGGCGTGCGAGTGGACCACGCCCATGAAGCCGTGGCCGACCAGTCCCACCCGGAGCTCCGTCTTGTCCATGGTCGCCTTTCGGGGGTGGGTGGTGCGCGGGGAGGGGCGGCGTGGGCGAAAGGTCCGGGGGTGAGCGGTCGGGTGGCGCGGGGCCGGGGAGCGGGTTCGGGCGGCCGGTCCCCGGCCTGCGCGCCGCCCGCGCGGACGGCGAGGGCCCACTCGATCGCCGTGCCACGCCGCGGGCGGTCCCCGGCGCGCCGCGTCGGGGGGTGGTCTTGAGGGGCAGCGCCGTTCGGGCGCCGACCACCAGCATGAACCCGGCCTCGGCCGTCGCGCTTCTCCGAGGTTGCCCTGCGCGGTGGACTTCCCGAGCCGGACCGCGCGGGTCCTCCGTCCGCGCTGGGCCCTCCGGGGGGGGAGGTCCGGGCGCGCGGACCCGGTGCGCACTCTGGGAGAAGCGCGGAGGTGGCCGCGCCGGGATGCTGTAGCGCGCTCGGTCCCGCACCGCTCCCCTGCCGCTCCCCGAGGAGACGAGATGGCGCGCCCCACCGCAGACCGGTCACCCGCACCCGTTCCCGACGCCGGGACGTCCCTGTTCGTCAACGGGCACTTCCCGCGCAGGCGCGGGCTGGTGCTGCTGCTCAGCTCGGTCGCCGGCTTCCTGCTGACCGTGGTCTGGTCGGCCCACTTCGTGGATTCCACCATCGGCGACACCGTGGCCAACACCCTGCTGGGCCACGACGCCAAGGCCACCCCGATCGCCGGGATCGCCGCCGGGGTGCTGTTCGCGTTCGTCAGCGGCCTGGCGGGCACGTTCACCGCGTGCAACGTGGCCGCGTTCAGCGCGGTCGCCCCGATGCTCGGCGCGGACGGGTCGCGGTGGGCCAGGGCGCGGGCCGCGCTCACCCCGCTGGGCTGGCTGGCGGTGGGGATGCTGCCGGTGTCGGCGCTGTACGGGGTGGTGGTCGGGCTGGTCGGCACCCGGATGCCGCAGTTCTCCACGGCGGCTGCCGAGCCGGGCGTGCTCAACGGGCGCGCCCTGCAGTCGCTGGTGGTGTTCGGGCTGATCGGGCTGGTGATGGTCTACCTGGGGCTGGCCGCGCTCGGCTACGTCCGCGACCCGTTCCGCCGCGTCTCCCAGCGCTTCCCGCAGGCCCCGCTGGTGCTCATGGGCGTGCTGGTGGGCGGGTTCCTGATCGGCCGCCCGTTCCCGCTGTTCCGGCAGATGTTCCGGGACGCCGCCGAGCGGCACGACCCGTTCTACGGCGCGGCGGCGTTCACCCTGCAGTCGCTGGGGAACGTGCTGGTGATGGCGGTGCTGTTCGTGGCGCTGGCGGCGCTGACCGGCGGGCGGCTGCACCGCTGGTTGACGGCGAGGCCCTCGCGGGCGGCGGCGATCACGGCCGCCGCGCTGATCACGGCCGGGGTGTTCACGTTCCTGTACTGGGACGTGCGGCTGCTGGCCCGCCGCGAGATCATCCCCTGGTACCCGGTCGCGCCGTGGGCGGTGTGATCAGGGCATCCGCACCTTCCGCAGGAACGGCTCCAGCAGCCACGGGCGCCTGCCCCACACCAGCAGCCCGCCGGTGAGGGCGGCGCGGGCCCGGCCGATCCGGTGGAACACCACCAGGTTCAGCGCGGACGGCCGGAACCGCAGGTGCACGTCACACGGCCCGCCGCCCTCCTCCACCCGCGCCACGCCCGCGCCGAGCACCATGGTCACGGGTTCGGTGCGGGTGGAGTGGAAGCCGACCGCGATCGGGCGGGGCGGGTCCGGGTGGTCGTCGAGCAGGCGGCCGTGGCCGTGCCTGGTCAGCTCGACCAGGAACAGGTCGAGGAACAGCGCGGCCTGCTCCTCCGGCAGCTCCCACGGGACGCCGGACGCGCGGGCGATGTCCCAGCCGTGCACCAGCAGCTCGTTGCTCAGGTGCGCGAGCAGGCCCGCGAGCGGCAGCCGGGAGCCGCCGAGCCAGGGCAGCGCGGTGGTGGGGTCGGCGTGCTCGGTGGTGTCCAGCACCTCGGCGAGCGCCTCGCGCAGCCGGGCGGCGAGCCTTGTCGGGTCGCGCTCGGCGAACGCGTCCAGCTGCACCGCGTTCATGCCGCCGGAGAGGGTGGCGAGCGTGGTGGCGGGCAGGTGGGGGCGCACCTCCGGGATGGGGAACGGCTTGGTCCCGCCCGCGACGACCGCCGTGTTGTTGAGCGCGATGGCGGTGACGTGCGCGGCGGTGTCGGCGACGCTCCAGCGGCCGACCGCGCGCGCCGCCGGGTCGGGCGCGGACTCGACGAGGGCGGCGAACCGCTCCCCCGCGTCGAGCACGGCCCGTCTGGCCTGCTGCCAGCGCTGCGGGGTGATCCTGGTGGCGGCCTCGCCGCGCGCACGTGCCCGGACCATCGCTCACCCCTCGCTCGTCGGCTGCGGACCGCGTCCCAGGGTGGCCCGGCCGGGCGGTCGGCGGCTCTCCGAGGTTGCCCGATCACGCCCGCGCCACGTCCCGCGCGCCCGTCCAGGGTCCAAGAACCCTGTCGCCCCACCGTTTTCGGTGTTCGGGGCACGCAGGGAGTAGTGGTCCGCGCGCCCCGGTCAGCACGATCGGGCCAGGTGGCGCACCGGTCCACCCGGCCGGGTCCGCCCGGCCACCGCGACCCGCTGCTCCGACGACGGAAGGGGGCGCTCGTGCCGAACACCGCACGCCGCCTGGTCCGACTGCCCGGTCTGGCGCTGCGCGGCGCCCGCGTGGGCGTGGTGGTCCTCGGCCACGCCGCCGCGCTCGCGGGCGCGGCGCTGCTGGCGCGGTTGCGCGGATCGCCCGGCGGGGTGGCGCTGCGCGACGGCGGGCGGTGGGTGCGGCTGCTGACCGCGCTCGGCCCGTCCTACATCAAGATCGGCCAGCTGCTCAGCACCCGCCGCGACCTGCTGCCCGACGCGGTCACCGGCCCGCTGTCCACGCTCACCGACGCCGCGCGACCGCCGCGCGCCTGGCGGGTGCGGCGGGCCGTGCGGCGCGCCTACCGGGACCGGGAGTGGCCGTTCGCCGGGTTCGGGTGGGAGCCGGTGGCGTGCGGCAGCATCGCGACCGTCCACCGCGCCACCACGCTGGACGGCCGCGACGTGGCGGTGAAGGTGCGCCGACCCGGCATCGCGCGGGTGATGCGCCAGGACTTCGCGCTCACCTCCGCCGCGATGGCGCTGGCCGCCAGGCTGCCCGCGCTGCGGCGGATGCCGTTCGCGCTGATGCACCAGCAGGTCGGTGGCGCGATCCTGCGGCAGCTCGACTTCACCGCGGAGGCCGAGTCGCTGGCCCGGTTGCGCGCGAACCTGGCCGCGTTCGGGAACGTCCACGTGCCCGAGCCGCTGCCAGGGCTGTGCACGCCGGAGATCGTGGTCATGGAGTACGTGGACGGGCTGACCCGGTTCGAGCCGGGCGACCTGGACGCGGCGACCCGGCGCGCGGTGGTGCGGGCGGTGCTGGCGGCGATCTACGAGATGCTGTTCGTGGACGGCGTGGTGCACTGCGACCTGCACCCCGGCAACCTGTACTTCGACCGCGACGCCGGGCTGGTCGTGCTGGACGCGGGGTTCGTGATCCGGCTGCCCGACGCGGTGCGCCGGTCGTTCTCCGACTTCTTCATCAACATGGCGATGGGCGACGGCTGGATGTGCGCCCAGATCGTCGTGGACAGCGCCGCGCACGTGGCCGACGACTGCGACCTGGAGGGCTTCCGGTCGGGGCTGCGCGAGCTGGTCGCCGAGAGCTCCGGCGCGCTGTCCGGCGAGTTCGACCTGGCCCGGTTCGCGGGCAGGCTGTTCGACCTGCAGCGGCGGTTCGGGCTGTTCCCGGCCCCGGAGTTCGCGTTCCCGCTGCTGTCGCTGCTGGTCGTGGAGGGCATGGTGAGGGGCTTCGACGCCGAGGTCGACTTCCAGGCCGAGGCGGTCCCGGTCCTGCGCCGCCGCAACACCCCCCGTATCCCCGGTTCCACCGCTGAGAGGTGAGTCGAGAATGGACGCAACGACCGAGGTCCGAGTCCCGATGGTGGAGGAGGCGCAGGCCACCGGCCGCGTCGCCGAGCTGTACGCCGAGATCAAGCAGGCCACCGGGCTGCCGTTCGTGCCCGACATGTTCCGGCTGACCTCGTCCCGGCCGGACCTGCTGGAGGCGGTGGTCGCCGGTTACAAGGGCATGTACCTGGGCGGGGTGCTGCCCAGGCAGACCCGCGAGCTGATCTCGGCGTGGACGTCGAAGGTGAACCAGTGCCCGTACTGCGTGGGCACGCACAACTTCTTCTTCCGGGCGTTCGGCGGGCCGGAGGAGACCGCGAAGGCGGTGGAGACGGCGTCCGGCGTGGACGAGCTGCCGGTGGACGAGCGCACGAGGGTGCTGCTGCGACTGGTGACCAAGGTCAGCCGCGAGGCGTACAAGATCACCGAGGAGGACTGGCGGGTCGCGGGCGAGGCGGGGTGGAGCCGGGAGGAGCTGCTGGAGGCGTTCTTCACCGCGTCGATGTTCAACTTCATCACGCGCATGGTCGACGGGCTGGGCCTGGGCTACTCGGTCGCGGCCAGCCGGGTGTCCCAGCAGCCGGTGTCGCAGCAGCCGGTGTCCCAGCAGGCCGCGCCGGGCGGCGGTGACCGGTGAGCCCGTCGCGGGCGGTTCTGATCACCGGGGTCAACTCGAGCGGCGGGCTGTCCTCCGGGACGGGCCGGGCCACGGCGCTGCGGCTGCACCGCGCCGGGCACCCGGTGTACGCGACCGGCCGGGACCTGGAGGGCCTGGAGGACCTGGCCGCCGAGGGCATCACGACGCTGCGCGTGGACGTGACGGACGAGGCGTCGATGGCGGCGGCGGTCAAGCGGGTCACCGAGGACCACGGCGCCGTCGGGGTGCTGGTGAACAACGCCGCCTACAGCCTCAACGGCACGATCGGCGAGACGCCGGTGGAGCAGGTGCGCAGGCAGTTCGAGACGAACTTCTTCGGGCTGGCCAGGATGACGCAGCTGGTGCTGCCGGGGATGCGGGAGCAGCGGTCGGGGCGGATCGTGATGATGTCCTCGATCTTCGGGCTGTTCGCCACCCCCGGCCGCGGCTACTACCAGGCGACCAAGCACGCGCTGGAGGCCATCAGCGACTCGCTGCGGCTGGAGGTGGCGCCGTGGGACATCAAGGTGGCGGTGATCGAGCCGTCGCCGATCCTGGGCTCGTTCGTGCCGACCACCGTGGGCGACCTGGGCCTGTCGGCGTCGTCCTCGGACAGCGACCTGTACGCGGACTTCTGGCAGCGGTTCGTGGACTGGCACGGCGCCTACCGGGAGGTCGAGCACCCGACCGGGCGCGGGCGCACGTCGGTGCGCTCGGGGCAGGTGGCGAAGGTCGTGGAGCGGGCGATCACCGACCGCAAGCCGCGCATCCGGTACCGGGTGGGGATTCCGGTGCGGCTGCTGGGACCGCAGCGGGCGATCTTCGGCGACCGGGCGTGGGAGGTGTTCGTGAAGCGGTTCTTCCCGCAGCCGTGACCCGGTGACGCGCAGCGGCTCCGGACCCCCGCACGGGTCCGGAGCCGCTTTCGCTCGCGGGGCAGCGGTTTCTCCGCCCCGGGACGGCGACGGCCCGCGCGCGGCTCAGCCGGCGCGCAGCCAGTCGGCCATCCGCTCGCCGATCATGATGGAGGTGAGGTTGGTGTTGGCGCGCACGGTGTTCGGCATGATCGAGGCGTCGCACACGTGCAGCGCCTCCAGCCCGTGCACCGCGCCCCGCTCGTCCACCGCGGTCGACGGGTCGGACGCCGGTCCCATGCGGACCGTGCCGGTCGGGTGGTAAGCGCTCTCCAGGCTGGTCTTGACGTACTGCCGCACCATGTCGTCGTTGTCGATCATCGCGTCGCGCAGCACCACGAAGCCCTGCCCCAGCTTGAGGACGTCCGGGTGGTGCGCCAGCCGCCACGCGGTGCGCACCCCGTCCACGAGCACGTCCAGCTCGCGCTCGTCGTCCAGGAAGTTCAACCGGATCACCGGGGCCGCGCGCGGGTCGGTGGAGTCGACGGCGACCCGGCCGCGCGAGCCGGGGCGCTGCGCCACGACCATCACGCCCAGGATCTCGGTGGTGCCCGCGAGCATCTGCAGCTCCGGGAACGGGCCGAGGCCGAAGTGGTTGACCATGTAGTACTGGAGGTCGTTGAAGTCGCCGGTGACCGGTGAGGTGGTGCGCAGGATCTGCTGCAGGAACGCCTCGGTGCGGTCCACCGAGCCCGGTTCGGGCACCAGGAACGCGCCGGTGCGCTGGTGGTCGACCAGGTTCGCGCCCACGCCCGGCAGGTCGGCGCGCACGTCCACGCCCAGCCGCCGCAGGTCCTCGGCGGGTCCGACGCCCGAGCGCAGCAGGATCGCGGGCGTGCCGATCGCGCCCGCCGCCAGCAGCACCCGGTCGCCGCGCACCAGCTCCGGTTCCGCGCCGGGCGCGCCGACCAGCACGCCGACCGCCCGCTGCCCGTCGAACACCACCCGGTCGACCAGCAGGCCGGGCGCCAGCTCCAGGTTGGCCCTGCCCCTGGTCAGCGCCAGGTAGGTGCTGGCGGTGGTGGCCCTGCGGTCCCGGTCGTGCCGGGTGGACGGGATGGAGCCGACGCCGGTGGCCTCCGGGTGGTTGTGGTCGGCGACCTCGGCGAACCCGTGCTCCAGGCAGGACTGGGTGAACGCGGTCTGCCCGATCGGCAGCTCGTCCGCGCTCCAGCGCCGGATCGGGATCGGGCCGGAGCCGCCGTGGAACTCGCTCTCGCCGTAGTCCCCGTCGCTCTCCAGCCTGCGGAAGTAGGGCAGCACCCCCTCGTAGGACCAGGCGGGGTTGCCCGCCGCCGCCCAGTCGTCGTAGTCGGCGGGCACGCCGCGCAGCCCGACCGTCGCGCCGACCGCGGAGGAGCCGCCGGTGAGCTTGCCGCGCGGGTAGCGGATGCGGCGGCCGTCGTGCACGTCGGCGCGGAAGCCCCAGTCCTGCCCGGTGAAGGACATGGACCTGCCGTGGAACACCTCCTCGGGCAGCTCGTCCGGCCGGGCGTGGTCCGGTCCGCCCTCCAGCAGCAGCACCCGCCTGGCCGGGTCCTCGCTGAGCCTGGCCGCGAGCACCGAACCGGCCGATCCCGCTCCGACGATGATGTCGTTGTAGTGGGCCGTCATGTGATCCCTCTGGGCTAGTGGGTGCGGGCACGGGTCGCACCCGCCGGGAGCCGAGAGTCGCACCGCGCCGATCGGCGCTGCTACTCGCGCGTTGCCCGCGCTCCCCGCTGCCCGTGGAGCACTTCGCACGCTGGAAGTAGGCGCTGGTCGGGCCGCGCGGTGACGATCGGGTGATCCGTCAGCCGCGCCTGAGCGGCCGGGCGAGGGGAGCGATCGATGAGCAGCACGCTGGGCGCGCTCCGGCGCCGAGTCCTGACCCCCGACGTGTCCGAGACGCGGCTCTCGGTGCGCGGGTTCCACGACAAGGACCCGGCCGCGCGGGAGCTGCTGGAGACCGTGGGAGGCAGCTTCCTGGCGGGGTTCGGGCACGCCGCGCAGGCCCGCGCCCCGGAGGACGCGACCGCGCCGCTGGACGGGATTCCCGCGCCGTACCGGGGTTTCGCGTACGAGGGCGCGGGCATGGCGTTCGCGATCCGGGACGCGCTGCCGCTGGGCAGGCGCGGGCGCAACGCCCGGTTCCTGAGCGGGGCGGGCGCGCCGCACGCGTACATGGTGTACGTGGGCGCGGGCTGGGCGATGGCGCGGGTGCCGCGCGCGCTGTGGTCGCGGCTGGCGCTGGACGACCCGCTGCTGCGCTGGCTGGCGCTGGACGGCTACGGGTTCCACCAGGCGTACTTCCACACCGAGCGGTACGTGCGCGAGCGGTACCGGGAGGCGCGGTTCCCGTGGCCCGGCGGACCGCTGTCCTGGTACGCCGACCACGTGATCGACCAGGGCATCGGCCGGGCGTCGTGGTTCGTCGGCGGCGCCGACCCGACCGTGGTGGCCGACCTGATCGACTCGTTCGCCGAGTCGCGGCGCGGCGACCTGTACGCGGGCGCGGGACTGGCCGCGACCTACGCGGGCGGCGGCGACGAGGCGGAGCTGCGGGAGTTCGCCGCGCGCGCCGGGGACTGGGCGCCGCAGCTGGCGCAGGGCAGCGCGTTCGCCGCGACCGCCCGCGTGGACGCCGGGCTGGAGGTGCCGCACACCTCGGTCGCCACCGGGGTGTTCTGCGGGATCACCCCGCGCGAGGCCAAGGAGCTGTGCGACCGCACCCGGCCGGGCCCGGTGGCGGAGCTGCCCGAGCGGCCCGGCGTGCCCGCCTACGAGGTGTGGCGGCAGCGGATCGCCTCGGCGTTCGGCGCGGGGGTGTCGGCGTGACCGCCGTGCGGCCGGTGCGCGAGTTCCCCGGCCCGCCCGCGCGGCAGGCCCCGGCGCTGCTGGCCAGGATGGCGCGGGACCGGCTGGAGGTGATGACCTCGGTGGCCGCCCGCTACGGCGACGCCGTGCGGCTGCGGCTGGGGCCGAAGTCGCTGCACTTCTTCAACCACCCCGACCACGCCAAGCACGTGCTCGCCGACCACGCCGCCAACTACCGCAAGGGCATCGGCCTGGTGCACGCCAGGCGCGCGCTCGGCGACGGGCTGCTCACCAGCGAGGGCGAGAAGTGGAAGGCGCAGCGCCGCACCATCGGGCCGGGGTTCCAGGCCCGCCGGGTCAACGGCAAGGCGGACGCGATCGCCCAGGAGGCGGTGCGGCTGGTGGCGCGGCTGCGCGCGCGGGCCGGGGACGGGCCGGTGGACGTGAGCGCGGAGATGACCGGGTTGACGCTGGCCGTGCTGGGCCGGTCGCTGCTGGACGCGGACCTGGGCGCGTTCGACTCGGTGGGCGCCTCGTTCGAGGCGGTCCAGGACCAGGCGATGTTCGAGATGATGACGCTCAGCGCGCTGCCGACGTGGCTGCCGCTGCCCCGGCAGCTGCGGTTCCGGCGGGCGCGCGCCGACCTGGAGCAGGTGGTGGCGCGGCTGGCCGCCGAGCGCGCCGCGATCCCCGGCCCGGACGGGGACGACGTGCTGACGCGGCTGGTCGAGTCGGTGCGCGGCGAGGCCGACCCGAGGGCAGGGCGGCTGCGGATGCGCGACGAGCTGGTGACGCTGCTGCTGGCCGGGCACGAGACGACCGCGAGCACGCTCAGCTGGACCTTCCACCTGCTGGACCGGCACCCCGAGGTGTGGGAGCGGGTGCACGCCGAGGCCGTGGAGGTGCTGGGCGACCGGGTGCCGACGTTCGAGGACGTGCACCGGCTGCGGTACACCGGCATGGTGCTGCAGGAGGTCATGCGGCTGTACCCGGCGGTGTGGCTGCTGCCCAGGCAGGCGCGGGAGGCCGACGAGATCGGCGGCTACCCGGTGCCCGCGGGCGCGGACGTGCTGATCTGCCCGTACACCCTGCACCGGCACCCCGGCCTGTGGGAGGACCCGGACCGGTTCGACCCCGAGCGGTTCGACCCGGCGCGGGCGGCGGGCAGGCCCCGCTACGCCTACCTGCCGTTCGGCGCGGGTCCCAGGGTGTGCGTGGGCAGCGCGCTCGGGGTGCTGGAGGCGACGATCGTGACCGCGTGCGTGGCCAGGGAGCTGCGGCTGAGCACCGCGCCCGGCCACCGGGTGCGCGCGGAGCCCATGCTGACGCTGCGGGTGCGCGGCGGGCTGCCGATGCGGGTGCGGCCGGTCCGGTGACCGCGCGCCCCTGGTTACCGGTGGAGGGGTCGATGGTGTTGCGGGGTGTGGTCTCGGCGGGGCTGCGCGGGCTGTCCACGGCGCAGGTGCGGCGGGTGCGGCCGGTGCGGCACGGCGCGGCGGACGGGCGGGTGGCCAGGGTGTACCGGGAGCTGGAGCGCGACTTCGGGGTGCTCGCCCCGCCGGTCGCGCTGCACTCCCCCGCGCCGGACGTGCTCGCGGCCGTGTGGCTGGTGCTGCGGGAGACGCTGCTGGTGCCGGGCCGGGCGCCGAGGGTGGTGAAGGAGGCGGTGTCGACGGCGGTGTCCGAGGCCAACCGGTGCCCGTTCTGCGTGACCATGCACTCGTCGGTGCTCGACGACCTGGTGGTGCGCGGGAACCCCGGTGGCGCGGCCTCGGCGGCGGCCGAGTGGGCGGGCGCCGCCGCGTTCGCCGGGTCGACCGCGCCCGCGCCGTTCCCGGCCGAGCAGGCGCCCGAGGTGCTGGGCACGGCCGTGGTGCTGCACCACCTGAACCGGATGGTGAACCTGTTCCTGGGCGCGCTGCCGCTGCCGCCGGGCGCCCCCGCCGCGTCGATGGTGGTGGTGCGGCGGGTGCTGGTGCGGTTGATCCAGGCGGCCGGGCGGAGCGGGCCGATGCGGGGCGCGTCGCTGGACCTGCTGCCCGAGGCCGACCTGCCCGCCGACCTGGCCTGGGCGGGCGCGGACCCGGTGCTGGGGCAGGCGTTCGCGCGGGCGGCCGGTGCGCTGGACGCGGCGGGGCGGCGGTCGGTGCCGGTGGGCGCGCGGGAGCTGGTGCTGGAGCGGCTGGCGGGCTGGGACGGGCGGGCGCCGGGGGTGAGCCGGGCGTGGGCCGAGGAGGCGGTGGCCGGGCTGCCCGCGCCCGAGCGCGCGGCGGGCCGGCTGGCTCTGCTGACCGCGCTGGCCGCCTACCAGGTGGACGACGCCGCGGTGGCCGCGTTCCGCGAGGTGGACCGGGAGGACCGGGCGCTGGTGGAGTTGACCGCGTGGGCGAGCATGGCCGCCGCGCGCCGGATCGGCTCCTGGGCCCCGCTGCCCTGAGCACTGCTGAACCCCGCGGACCCGGAGCGCCCCCGTGGCGTTCCGGGTCCGTCGCG includes:
- a CDS encoding GMC family oxidoreductase, yielding MTAHYNDIIVGAGSAGSVLAARLSEDPARRVLLLEGGPDHARPDELPEEVFHGRSMSFTGQDWGFRADVHDGRRIRYPRGKLTGGSSAVGATVGLRGVPADYDDWAAAGNPAWSYEGVLPYFRRLESDGDYGESEFHGGSGPIPIRRWSADELPIGQTAFTQSCLEHGFAEVADHNHPEATGVGSIPSTRHDRDRRATTASTYLALTRGRANLELAPGLLVDRVVFDGQRAVGVLVGAPGAEPELVRGDRVLLAAGAIGTPAILLRSGVGPAEDLRRLGVDVRADLPGVGANLVDHQRTGAFLVPEPGSVDRTEAFLQQILRTTSPVTGDFNDLQYYMVNHFGLGPFPELQMLAGTTEILGVMVVAQRPGSRGRVAVDSTDPRAAPVIRLNFLDDERELDVLVDGVRTAWRLAHHPDVLKLGQGFVVLRDAMIDNDDMVRQYVKTSLESAYHPTGTVRMGPASDPSTAVDERGAVHGLEALHVCDASIMPNTVRANTNLTSIMIGERMADWLRAG
- a CDS encoding carboxymuconolactone decarboxylase family protein; this encodes MDATTEVRVPMVEEAQATGRVAELYAEIKQATGLPFVPDMFRLTSSRPDLLEAVVAGYKGMYLGGVLPRQTRELISAWTSKVNQCPYCVGTHNFFFRAFGGPEETAKAVETASGVDELPVDERTRVLLRLVTKVSREAYKITEEDWRVAGEAGWSREELLEAFFTASMFNFITRMVDGLGLGYSVAASRVSQQPVSQQPVSQQAAPGGGDR
- a CDS encoding maleylpyruvate isomerase family mycothiol-dependent enzyme, with protein sequence MVRARARGEAATRITPQRWQQARRAVLDAGERFAALVESAPDPAARAVGRWSVADTAAHVTAIALNNTAVVAGGTKPFPIPEVRPHLPATTLATLSGGMNAVQLDAFAERDPTRLAARLREALAEVLDTTEHADPTTALPWLGGSRLPLAGLLAHLSNELLVHGWDIARASGVPWELPEEQAALFLDLFLVELTRHGHGRLLDDHPDPPRPIAVGFHSTRTEPVTMVLGAGVARVEEGGGPCDVHLRFRPSALNLVVFHRIGRARAALTGGLLVWGRRPWLLEPFLRKVRMP
- a CDS encoding DUF1702 family protein translates to MSSTLGALRRRVLTPDVSETRLSVRGFHDKDPAARELLETVGGSFLAGFGHAAQARAPEDATAPLDGIPAPYRGFAYEGAGMAFAIRDALPLGRRGRNARFLSGAGAPHAYMVYVGAGWAMARVPRALWSRLALDDPLLRWLALDGYGFHQAYFHTERYVRERYREARFPWPGGPLSWYADHVIDQGIGRASWFVGGADPTVVADLIDSFAESRRGDLYAGAGLAATYAGGGDEAELREFAARAGDWAPQLAQGSAFAATARVDAGLEVPHTSVATGVFCGITPREAKELCDRTRPGPVAELPERPGVPAYEVWRQRIASAFGAGVSA
- a CDS encoding ABC1 kinase family protein — protein: MPNTARRLVRLPGLALRGARVGVVVLGHAAALAGAALLARLRGSPGGVALRDGGRWVRLLTALGPSYIKIGQLLSTRRDLLPDAVTGPLSTLTDAARPPRAWRVRRAVRRAYRDREWPFAGFGWEPVACGSIATVHRATTLDGRDVAVKVRRPGIARVMRQDFALTSAAMALAARLPALRRMPFALMHQQVGGAILRQLDFTAEAESLARLRANLAAFGNVHVPEPLPGLCTPEIVVMEYVDGLTRFEPGDLDAATRRAVVRAVLAAIYEMLFVDGVVHCDLHPGNLYFDRDAGLVVLDAGFVIRLPDAVRRSFSDFFINMAMGDGWMCAQIVVDSAAHVADDCDLEGFRSGLRELVAESSGALSGEFDLARFAGRLFDLQRRFGLFPAPEFAFPLLSLLVVEGMVRGFDAEVDFQAEAVPVLRRRNTPRIPGSTAER
- a CDS encoding Gfo/Idh/MocA family protein, whose translation is MDKTELRVGLVGHGFMGVVHSHAWQTVGRAFDLPVRARTAVLCGRDPARTADAAHRLGWDEHVTDWRDLIARDDVDVVDVCTPGDSHAEIVTAALAAGKHVLCEKPLSNTLAEADAMVDAAQEARARGVRSACAYNYRRLPAVGLLRELVRAGRLGEVRHVRASYLQDFFADPDVPLVWRMERHRAGSGALGNLGSHVVDLVQHVTGLRFTGVSALTETFTRRRPLPGGGTGEVTVDDAALLTARLDGGALATCETSWAATGHRNTLRLEVGGTLGAAAFDLDRLNELRFHDDAEPRAERGFRRIMVTEPEHPHVTGWWPPGCAVGFDHPFTHEVRDFLAAIADDRDPTPSFADARQVQEVLDAAARSARSDSAWAKV
- a CDS encoding cytochrome P450, producing the protein MTAVRPVREFPGPPARQAPALLARMARDRLEVMTSVAARYGDAVRLRLGPKSLHFFNHPDHAKHVLADHAANYRKGIGLVHARRALGDGLLTSEGEKWKAQRRTIGPGFQARRVNGKADAIAQEAVRLVARLRARAGDGPVDVSAEMTGLTLAVLGRSLLDADLGAFDSVGASFEAVQDQAMFEMMTLSALPTWLPLPRQLRFRRARADLEQVVARLAAERAAIPGPDGDDVLTRLVESVRGEADPRAGRLRMRDELVTLLLAGHETTASTLSWTFHLLDRHPEVWERVHAEAVEVLGDRVPTFEDVHRLRYTGMVLQEVMRLYPAVWLLPRQAREADEIGGYPVPAGADVLICPYTLHRHPGLWEDPDRFDPERFDPARAAGRPRYAYLPFGAGPRVCVGSALGVLEATIVTACVARELRLSTAPGHRVRAEPMLTLRVRGGLPMRVRPVR
- a CDS encoding SDR family NAD(P)-dependent oxidoreductase — protein: MSPSRAVLITGVNSSGGLSSGTGRATALRLHRAGHPVYATGRDLEGLEDLAAEGITTLRVDVTDEASMAAAVKRVTEDHGAVGVLVNNAAYSLNGTIGETPVEQVRRQFETNFFGLARMTQLVLPGMREQRSGRIVMMSSIFGLFATPGRGYYQATKHALEAISDSLRLEVAPWDIKVAVIEPSPILGSFVPTTVGDLGLSASSSDSDLYADFWQRFVDWHGAYREVEHPTGRGRTSVRSGQVAKVVERAITDRKPRIRYRVGIPVRLLGPQRAIFGDRAWEVFVKRFFPQP
- a CDS encoding carboxymuconolactone decarboxylase family protein encodes the protein MVLRGVVSAGLRGLSTAQVRRVRPVRHGAADGRVARVYRELERDFGVLAPPVALHSPAPDVLAAVWLVLRETLLVPGRAPRVVKEAVSTAVSEANRCPFCVTMHSSVLDDLVVRGNPGGAASAAAEWAGAAAFAGSTAPAPFPAEQAPEVLGTAVVLHHLNRMVNLFLGALPLPPGAPAASMVVVRRVLVRLIQAAGRSGPMRGASLDLLPEADLPADLAWAGADPVLGQAFARAAGALDAAGRRSVPVGARELVLERLAGWDGRAPGVSRAWAEEAVAGLPAPERAAGRLALLTALAAYQVDDAAVAAFREVDREDRALVELTAWASMAAARRIGSWAPLP